The proteins below are encoded in one region of Nitrobacter hamburgensis X14:
- a CDS encoding TolC family protein, protein MKIVRGAWLHQSLLRNSRSVLVLAGSLVLSGCATFSPDRGMGVVADIAGNTIRKDVIAIRSVDDAQRADDSVKRLLHRTLNVETAVQVALLNNRGLQASYNELALAEADRVQESLPPNPTFSVSRISGNGATEIERQVVGDILALATLPFRSEIAKQRFRQAQLRAALETLRLAADVRRDFYRAVAANELVALLSDAKATAESTAQLSKKLGETGSLNKLDQAREQVFYAETTADLASLRQEATSSREALARLLGLWDGDLNFKLPSHLPALPQRPRTLPRIEVDAVEHRIDLQVARIELDALAKSLNLTEASRFVTMLDIAGIDRKTRDPESTPFRERGFDIQFQIPIFDGGEVRVRQAAETYNQAFNRLTEKAVNVRSEARDAYRSYRSSYEIASQYQREVLPLRKIITEEMQLRLSSMQVDVFALLTEARQRIASLRAAIIAKRAFWFAQSDLQTAVNGGGSGEGQSKSPTTTARTGGNGGH, encoded by the coding sequence ATGAAAATCGTCCGTGGCGCGTGGCTGCATCAGAGTCTTCTTCGAAATAGTCGGTCGGTGCTGGTGCTGGCCGGTTCTCTTGTTCTCTCCGGTTGCGCGACTTTCTCGCCGGATCGCGGCATGGGCGTCGTCGCCGACATCGCCGGCAACACGATCAGGAAGGACGTGATCGCGATCCGCTCGGTGGACGACGCGCAGCGGGCGGACGACAGCGTCAAGCGTCTGCTGCACCGGACGCTCAACGTCGAAACCGCGGTTCAGGTCGCGTTGCTCAACAATCGCGGGCTTCAGGCGTCGTACAATGAGTTGGCGTTGGCCGAAGCCGATCGTGTTCAGGAAAGCCTGCCGCCCAATCCGACCTTCTCGGTCTCGCGCATTTCGGGCAACGGCGCCACCGAGATCGAGCGCCAGGTCGTGGGAGACATCCTCGCACTTGCGACGCTGCCGTTCCGTTCGGAGATCGCGAAGCAGCGTTTCCGGCAGGCACAGCTTCGCGCCGCATTGGAAACGCTTCGGCTTGCCGCCGATGTCAGACGCGATTTTTACCGCGCGGTAGCCGCAAACGAACTCGTCGCCCTTCTCAGCGACGCCAAGGCCACCGCCGAATCCACCGCGCAACTGTCGAAGAAACTTGGCGAGACAGGCTCCCTTAACAAGCTCGATCAGGCCCGTGAGCAGGTCTTCTATGCCGAAACCACCGCGGATCTTGCGTCGCTGCGTCAGGAGGCGACGAGTTCGCGCGAAGCCCTGGCGCGGCTGTTGGGCCTGTGGGACGGCGATCTCAATTTCAAACTGCCGAGCCACCTGCCGGCTCTGCCGCAGCGTCCGCGGACCTTGCCGCGCATCGAAGTCGACGCCGTCGAACACCGTATCGATCTGCAGGTCGCCCGCATCGAACTCGACGCGCTCGCAAAATCGCTGAACCTCACCGAAGCCAGCCGGTTTGTCACGATGCTCGATATCGCCGGCATCGACCGCAAGACCCGCGATCCCGAAAGCACGCCCTTCCGCGAACGCGGGTTTGACATCCAGTTCCAGATCCCGATCTTCGACGGCGGCGAGGTGAGAGTCCGGCAGGCCGCCGAGACCTACAACCAGGCATTCAATCGTCTGACCGAAAAGGCCGTCAACGTCCGGTCGGAAGCACGCGACGCCTACCGCAGCTATCGTTCCTCCTATGAAATCGCCAGCCAGTATCAGCGCGAGGTCCTGCCGCTGCGCAAGATCATCACGGAAGAGATGCAGCTGCGCCTCTCGAGCATGCAGGTCGACGTCTTCGCGCTGCTGACGGAAGCGCGTCAACGGATTGCCTCGTTGCGTGCGGCGATCATAGCCAAACGCGCCTTCTGGTTCGCGCAGTCCGACCTGCAAACCGCCGTCAACGGCGGCGGCAGCGGAGAAGGTCAAAGCAAATCCCCCACGACCACCGCCCGGACGGGCGGCAACGGCGGCCATTGA
- a CDS encoding multicopper oxidase family protein → MLSRRGFLGTAALVSATAVSGRAQAANIPEAPMMDKATMQPPLHPSSGPDYRPVVTLNGWSLPWRMNGDWKEFHLVAEPVVREFAPGMKAFLWGYNGQAPGPTIEAVEGDKVRIFVTNKLPEHTTVHWHGMIVPNGMDGVGGLNQPHIKPGQTFVYEFEMRNSGTFMYHPHSDEMVQMAMGMMGMIVVHPRDATFRPVDRDFVFIMSTYDIDPGTYLPKVSEMTDFNMWTWNSRVFPGIDVLPVRLGDRVRVRMGNLSMTSHPIHLHGHHFAVTCTDGGWVPESAQWPETTVNVPVGAVRAFDVVADNPGDWAFHCHKSHHTMNAMGHNVANMIGVSPKDLAKAVGKLAPDAMAMGSRGMAMGEMEMPMPDNTLMMMTGTGPFGPIEMGGMFTVMKIREGLARDDYSDPGPYKYPEGTVAHLVDAPAGQAPRQTGSEKTGQPDAMKGMKGMKGMDMKGMKGM, encoded by the coding sequence ATGCTATCGCGCAGAGGATTTCTCGGCACCGCGGCGCTGGTCAGCGCAACGGCGGTGAGCGGCCGCGCCCAGGCCGCGAATATTCCCGAAGCTCCGATGATGGACAAGGCGACGATGCAGCCGCCGCTGCACCCGTCGAGCGGCCCGGACTATCGCCCGGTTGTGACGTTGAATGGCTGGTCCTTGCCTTGGCGAATGAACGGCGACTGGAAGGAATTCCATCTCGTCGCCGAACCGGTCGTGCGCGAGTTCGCGCCGGGCATGAAGGCCTTCCTGTGGGGCTACAATGGTCAGGCGCCGGGCCCGACCATCGAGGCCGTCGAGGGCGACAAGGTCCGCATCTTCGTCACCAACAAACTGCCGGAACATACCACCGTGCATTGGCACGGCATGATCGTGCCAAACGGCATGGACGGTGTCGGCGGCCTCAATCAGCCGCACATCAAACCCGGCCAGACCTTCGTCTACGAATTCGAGATGCGTAACAGCGGGACCTTCATGTACCACCCGCATTCCGACGAAATGGTGCAGATGGCGATGGGCATGATGGGCATGATCGTCGTGCATCCACGCGACGCGACCTTCCGTCCCGTCGACCGCGACTTCGTCTTCATCATGAGCACTTACGACATCGATCCCGGTACCTATCTGCCCAAAGTCTCCGAGATGACCGATTTCAACATGTGGACATGGAACAGCCGCGTCTTCCCGGGGATCGACGTATTGCCGGTTCGTCTGGGGGATCGTGTGCGTGTGCGCATGGGCAATCTGTCCATGACGAGCCATCCGATCCATTTGCACGGTCATCATTTCGCGGTCACCTGCACGGACGGAGGCTGGGTCCCCGAAAGCGCGCAGTGGCCTGAAACCACCGTCAATGTCCCCGTCGGCGCCGTCCGGGCCTTTGACGTGGTGGCGGATAATCCCGGCGACTGGGCGTTTCATTGTCACAAGTCGCATCACACCATGAACGCGATGGGACACAATGTTGCGAACATGATCGGCGTGTCCCCCAAGGATTTAGCCAAAGCGGTTGGAAAGCTCGCGCCGGATGCAATGGCGATGGGATCGAGGGGAATGGCGATGGGCGAGATGGAAATGCCGATGCCCGACAACACGCTGATGATGATGACCGGAACGGGACCATTCGGTCCGATCGAAATGGGTGGGATGTTTACCGTCATGAAGATCCGCGAGGGGCTCGCGCGCGACGATTACAGTGATCCCGGTCCCTACAAGTATCCCGAAGGCACGGTCGCGCACTTGGTCGATGCGCCCGCCGGCCAGGCTCCGCGTCAAACCGGCTCCGAAAAGACCGGCCAGCCCGATGCGATGAAGGGCATGAAGGGGATGAAAGGCATGGACATGAAGGGAATGAAGGGCATGTAG
- a CDS encoding copper-binding protein: MKPTNLASAVFVPSLFAPLAASAQAMAKGAVKKVDVAGAKITMTSGPIKNLDMEDDNMTTVFRVEDPAMRKQVKPGDKVQFETEKASAGFTIAKLQRAK, translated from the coding sequence ATGAAACCCACAAACCTCGCATCTGCCGTCTTCGTGCCTTCGCTCTTCGCTCCGCTCGCCGCCTCCGCGCAGGCGATGGCAAAGGGCGCTGTCAAGAAGGTCGACGTTGCCGGCGCAAAGATCACCATGACTAGCGGTCCGATCAAGAACCTCGATATGGAAGACGACAACATGACGACGGTTTTTCGCGTCGAGGATCCCGCGATGCGGAAGCAAGTGAAGCCCGGCGACAAAGTTCAGTTTGAGACCGAGAAGGCCAGCGCTGGATTTACGATCGCCAAGCTGCAAAGGGCGAAATAG
- a CDS encoding c-type cytochrome produces the protein MTKLVGAAILAVVIVLAGAGAFVFSGVYDVGADTPHWTLTRKIIEIVRDRAIAVRANDIQVPDLTGEQLILKGAGQYAAMCADCHLAPGKSESEIRPGLYPKPPKLSEHPIDPKTVFWVTKHGLKMSGMPAWGLGHDDETLWSIVAFVGKLPGMSAQQYKDIVAKAPPDEEMESMDRGDGHTHGGHQEHNADPSNEAGPKPRHHH, from the coding sequence ATGACCAAATTGGTTGGTGCCGCGATCCTCGCGGTTGTGATCGTGCTGGCGGGAGCCGGAGCCTTCGTGTTCTCGGGCGTCTATGACGTTGGAGCTGATACCCCGCATTGGACGCTCACCAGAAAAATCATAGAGATCGTTCGTGACCGCGCCATTGCCGTTCGGGCCAACGATATCCAGGTCCCGGACCTGACGGGCGAGCAACTGATCCTCAAAGGCGCGGGACAATACGCGGCGATGTGCGCGGACTGTCACCTCGCGCCCGGCAAATCGGAGTCGGAAATCCGGCCGGGCCTTTACCCGAAACCGCCCAAGCTCTCCGAACATCCCATCGATCCCAAAACCGTGTTCTGGGTCACCAAACACGGCTTGAAGATGAGCGGAATGCCGGCGTGGGGACTCGGACACGACGACGAGACACTCTGGAGCATCGTTGCCTTCGTGGGGAAATTACCGGGAATGTCGGCCCAGCAATACAAGGACATCGTCGCAAAAGCGCCTCCCGACGAAGAGATGGAATCCATGGACCGAGGTGACGGTCACACGCATGGCGGACATCAGGAACACAACGCGGACCCATCGAACGAAGCCGGTCCGAAGCCGCGCCATCATCACTAA
- a CDS encoding type II toxin-antitoxin system YhaV family toxin, producing the protein MSDDIVKINGWTIYAHPLFLDQLEAMIETVEKTRKKDPTKYKKKRGAKLLAAVLKVAFEDIPGDPTREIYRQGSTLGEDYKHWSRAKFLQQFRLFFRYQQSADAKIIVLAWVNDDSTLRAYESANDAYAVFRKMLDRGNPPDTWNKLLSAASSGESRRRLSRSTRGR; encoded by the coding sequence GTGAGCGACGACATCGTTAAGATCAACGGTTGGACGATCTACGCGCATCCCCTCTTTCTCGATCAGCTCGAGGCGATGATCGAGACCGTCGAGAAGACACGGAAGAAAGATCCCACGAAATACAAGAAAAAACGCGGCGCGAAGCTCCTCGCGGCCGTCTTGAAGGTCGCGTTCGAAGACATACCGGGTGACCCGACGCGCGAGATCTACCGGCAGGGAAGCACGCTTGGCGAGGATTACAAACACTGGTCCCGCGCCAAATTCCTCCAGCAGTTCCGCCTATTCTTCCGCTACCAGCAATCAGCAGACGCCAAGATCATCGTTCTCGCATGGGTGAATGATGATTCGACGCTGCGCGCCTACGAGAGCGCGAACGACGCGTACGCAGTATTCAGGAAGATGTTGGACCGGGGAAACCCACCAGACACGTGGAACAAACTCCTCTCGGCAGCCTCGAGTGGCGAATCCAGGCGGCGCCTGTCGCGCTCAACGCGCGGGAGATGA
- a CDS encoding type II toxin-antitoxin system PrlF family antitoxin — translation MAKTAEILEIPATITDRGQTTVPAAIRKMLALGKRDQVVFRGLADGTVMISKMEARADQNDPVIGKFLDFLARDMAKEPARIRPMSKSLLTRGKALVKGVKVDLDAALPVDEA, via the coding sequence ATGGCAAAGACAGCTGAAATCCTTGAAATCCCCGCGACGATAACGGACCGCGGCCAGACGACCGTGCCCGCCGCCATCCGCAAGATGCTTGCACTTGGCAAACGCGACCAAGTGGTGTTTCGCGGGCTGGCTGACGGCACCGTCATGATCTCGAAAATGGAGGCGCGCGCGGACCAGAACGATCCCGTGATCGGCAAGTTCCTCGACTTCCTGGCGCGCGACATGGCGAAAGAACCTGCACGGATTCGGCCGATGTCGAAGTCGCTGCTCACGCGCGGCAAGGCGCTGGTCAAGGGCGTCAAGGTCGACCTCGACGCAGCTCTCCCGGTCGACGAGGCGTGA